A window of the Triplophysa rosa linkage group LG23, Trosa_1v2, whole genome shotgun sequence genome harbors these coding sequences:
- the snx7 gene encoding sorting nexin-7, producing the protein MSGTIVDNNASSLSIPTDIAGHMLDLDDDDDLEVFSKDTREGSSFNASMQTSPGSMINQYKFEEEEEDIDTKDIFVTVDDPESYVTAIETFITYRVVTKTTRSEFDSSEFEVRRRYQDFLWLKARLEEAHPTLIVHPLPEKFVMKGMVERFNEDFIETRRRALNRFLNRIADHPIFSSTEDFKIFLTADVGALTSHKKQGPGFLSRMGESVRGLAATVRGVRNRPEEFTAMQEYVEAFGQHISSLDKVTQRIVREQKEYLEDLKECVPTYTLWSNSEEELAEPLRGMASCLERCYKETEEQVKELNDNLNPTLHEYVLCTETLKTVLRRRDIIQAEFEAKTEALLAKHADREADSKVLSLAWDNLVGRSPEEVKQQKQQKLEVEITEIREDLYKMEDRLEWANNALKSDWTRWKKVMRTDLRSAFMDTAEKNVNYYEKCLAVWETFLLSQRTDAEGTQVLDSS; encoded by the exons GATACGAGAGAAGGGAGCTCTTTTAACGCCTCCATGCAGACCTCCCCTGGTTCAATGATCAACCAATACAAGTTtgaggaagaagaagaagacaTTGACACCAAAGACATTTTTGTCACGGTTGATGACCCTGAAAGTTATGTGACTGCTATAGAGACGTTCATAACTTACAGGGTTGTGACCAAG ACCACTCGGAGCGAGTTTGACTCGAGTGAGTTTGAGGTGCGAAGGCGATACCAGGACTTCCTGTGGTTAAAGGCACGCCTGGAAGAGGCTCATCCCACGCTAATTGTTCAT CCACTACCAGAGAAGTTTGTGATGAAAGGAATGGTGGAGAGGTTTAATGAAGATTTCATTGAGACGAGGAGAAGAGCGCTGAACAGGTTTCTGAACAGAATAGCAGATCATCCGATTTTCTCCAGCACTGAAGATTTTAAGATCTTTCTCACAGCAGATGTCGGG GCCTTGACGTCTCATAAGAAACAGGGTCCTGGGTTTCTCAGCAGAATGGGGGAATCTGTGAGAGGCCTCGCTGCCACCGTCAGAGGGGTCAGAAATCGGCCGGAAGAATTCACAGCCATGCAGGAGTACGTAGAGGCCTTCGGACAGCATATCAGCTCACTCGATAAAGTCACGCAAAGAATCGTCAGAGAGCAGAAAG AGTACCTGGAGGATCTGAAGGAATGTGTGCCAACGTACACCCTGTGGTCAAACTCGGAGGAGGAGCTGGCAGAGCCCCTGAGGGGCATGGCAAGCTGTCTGGAGAGATGCTACAAAGAGACAGAGGAGCAGGTCAAAGAGCTCAATGATAACCTCAATCCAACCCTTCATGAATACGTCCTCTGTACTGAGACGCTCAAG ACGGTGCTCAGGAGGCGAGACATCATCCAGGCGGAGTTCGAGGCAAAGACCGAAGCCCTCCTCGCCAAGCATGCCGACAGGGAAGCG GATTCTAAGGTGCTGAGTTTAGCATGGGACAACTTGGTGGGACGGTCCCCTGAGGAAGTCAAACAGCAGAAACAGCAAAAACTCGAAGTGGAGATTACGGAG ATTAGGGAAGACTTGTACAAGATGGAGGACAGGCTGGAGTGGGCGAATAATGCATTAAAGAGCGACTGGACCCGCTGGAAGAAGGTCATGAGAACTGATCTACGATCAGCCTTCATGGACACGGCAGAGAAGAATGTGAACTACTATGAGAAG TGTTTGGCTGTATGGGAGACATTCTTGCTGTCTCAGAGAACAGATGCTGAAGGAACTCAAGTGTTGGACTCTTCCTAA